Part of the Quercus robur chromosome 5, dhQueRobu3.1, whole genome shotgun sequence genome, TCTCTTCAACCAACATGAATTGGAAGTCGTTGATTTATCTCACAATAAGTTGAATGGAAGCTTCCCCATTTGGTTGCTTGAAAACAATACTAGACTACAACTGTTGAGTCTTCGAAGTAACTCTTTTGCGGGTCAATTTCATTTGCCATCATATCGCTCCATGTATCTTCGTTGGTTGGATGTCTCTGACAATAACCTTGATGGGCAGCTTCAAGAAAATATTGGAAAGATTATTCCAAAATTAGAATATCTAAATCTATCCCGAAATTATTTTGAAGGTGATCTCCCATCCTCAATTGGTGACATGAGTAATTTAGAGAAATTGGATTTGTCCTTCAATAATTTTTCTGGAGAGGTATCAATGGAATTGGTTGCCAGTTGCACCCACTTGGATATTTTGAGGTTATCTAATAATTACTTTCATggtgaaattttttcaaagaacttcAACCTATCCTTAAGTTCTTTGGAATTAAACAATAATTATTTCACAGGTACTCTTCCAGTGGCACCCCTAAGAGTCATGTTCCTAGATATTAGCAACAATCACATGTCAGGTATAATTCCCGTATGGATAGTAAATAACAATACTATAAACTTGTGGAATGTTGACCTTAGTAACAACTTTTTTGAGGGTAAGATTCCATGTGGATTAATTTCAACATTAAACCTTTCTTATAATTTGCTTTCGGGATTGTTACCTTCTTGCTTGAATCTAGAAAATGCGCGGCACCTACTTTTGCGAGGGAACAATCTCACAGGATCACTACCAAAAGCTATTCTCATTTCATCATATATTGTGACATTCGACATTAGAGATAATAGCTTTTTCGGCAATATCCCTGAAGAAATTTACGGACTTTCTGAATTAAGAGTACTTTTGTTAAGTGGCAACCAGTTTAGTGGTACAATTCCAAAGCAGCTCTGTTGGTTAAAGAAGATAGGCATAATGGATCTTTCAAGGAACTTTTTTTCTGGGACAATACCATATTGCTTTTACAACATAACCTTTGGGAAGGTAGCTGCTAGTGAATTTGTCTACATGATGAACAGTTTTGGTTGGGTCCCTGATTTTTCCCTCCCATATAAATCTCTTCTAAACAAGGATAGTCAAATTGAAGggacaaatttttatttccaTATACCAGTTGAGATTGAGTTTTTGACGAAATATAGGTCTAACTTGTACCGGGGTCTCGTCCTTGATATGATGTCTACATTGGATTTGTCATTCAACAAGTTAACAGGTGAAATCCCACCAGATCTAGGACAGCTATCTTCAATTTTTGCATTGAACTTGTCTTACAATCAATTAAATGGTCCTATTCCAAAAACATTCTCAAATTTGACTCAGTTGGAGAGCTTAGACCTTTCTCACAACAATTTGAGTGGAGAAATTCCTTCAGAATTGATTGATCTGACATTTCTAGAAGTTTTCACCGTGGATCACAACAACTTATCAGGTAAAGTTCCAGAcatgaaaaaacaattttcaacatTTAGAGAGAGCAGCTATGAAGGAAATCCATTTCTTTGTGGTGCACCACTAAAGAAAAGTTGCACCGATACTGATGAATCACCTCTATCATCACAAAAATCTTCGGAGGCAAATGATGGCAGATGGTATGAAGTTGATCTTCTAGCCTTCTTTACAAGTTTTTTGGTATCttgcattattttctttttgggtgtAGTCAGTGTTCTTTATATTAATCCTCATTGGCGGCAACGATGCTTCAACTTGGTTAAGGATCGTATGTACTGGtgttatttttttgcttaaaatacCCTAAAAGAGCTGTCAAGCCGCATGTGTCATTAGATGTACTCAATTTCTGTAGAAACCTTTTGTGGTAGTATTGATAAATACCTATGTGTATGGGTATGTTTGGTTTTGAATAATTGTTATCATGCTCTGTTATGAAACAAGGAGCTCACTTGCAGTACTTTTTCATTCGTTTTGTAATTATTGTGACTAGCCAATGTCATGTGCGGGTCTGTTATAAtctcattttaaaataattcgTAGAGAAGTTTTTATATGGGccatgtaaaatttattttgtcgtctataatatcattaaaaattagaaaaattagttacaattatattatatatcactagtcgctaacctgtgcAATGCATGGGAAAGCTATTGATAACTTccctaatatgaaaaaaaaaaatcaatatcatgGTATGAATTATATACCAAACTAATAAAACCTATCATTTAGAAagtaataaaatctatcacataCAATGAAATATCGTGATAACCAAGAGCTTGAGATCATATTTAGAGATATCGTGATAACCAAAAGCTTAAGatcatatttagaaaatatataactgattcaatacaattaattacacaaatatAGTTAATTCAATACTCATTCAATCAAATATCTTTCATAAATTACATTAATCATTCTTGATGTCCAAGATGTATCTAAATTCTAACATTGCTAGTAAACAAAGATTCTAGACCTCAATGGGATTGAAAAGGAACCATAATGCCAATTTACACAATTGCTGAAAATCATCAGTTTCCACTATTGAGAGAGAGGTGGCTATTGTGTTGCATCTCTTAAGAAGAATCTACcttgtacattttttttgatatgtaaTCGACCCATAACAAAATAGATGTACCACATTCAAAGTATGCACATTTtggagaataaaagaaaaggaaaatgagaaaatgaaccCACCTAAAGTTTTTTGCTCTGCCTCTTGATGTTGACTTTTCCAGCATCATCCAGAATCAAATTTATGTACTCCTCAAAGCCCTGTAAGGAATAAAAATTAGCATTTGAACAAATTTACATGTATTCACTTAAAATCGTGAAAGATGCTAAAAATTAGGTTTATATCaaccttttaaccaaaattcaacattttaatGATCTCACATAAATCAGCAATTTTGCCATTGTTAGTTGCAacatatatcttttttatttgtgacaAATATGGTGGAATTTTGACAATCAAATTTTACTCAAAAGCTAGGATTAGACAACCTCAATCCTACATTGCTCTAAGAAATCGGTAGAATCCTTAccctaaaatcaaaaagaaCATGCCACAACCATAGATAAGAGGCAGAACAATAAAATTACTTGTTCACAAAGATTTCAAAGTTCTCAAGATGTAAATTTGACAATATCACCCCTAAACTTGCTTAACATACATAACATATAGCAAAAATACTCATCATAAATGTGATTAAAACACTCAAGCACTAAATTACAACCCtctgcatatatatatagaactatCCTTAACattttatcttcaaaacatTATAACAGGGAATGCTGCAAAAATTTGGAATGATTTACCTATATATAGCTTAACCATACTTGCTACTCCATATAATTCAAATCAAGACGTTTGATTTTTCCCCTCATCACTCAAACAGATgatcaactaaaattttaagaatagcATTACATGCAAAACCCAGAAAAGCCCAACATTGAATAGtacaaaatcaataattaaaagtCTCTAAAAAACATTACCACTATCATGCAATATTTTCTATGCAGTAAAAAATATACTGTATGTAAACAGAAGTTAAAGAGAGACAAAAGCATTAAGAGAACTGAATAAACAACCTTGTATCATTGAGGAACACCAAAATATCTTGCAATGAAAAGCAAGCATACCAAAACCACCACAATGGTGGAAGCTGTGACTTTTGTGTGTACCAGTAAACAACGGTGTCTTGCTATAAAGAGTTTAAACTATCTGTTAGGAGGATATTCTTCTTAGTAATATCAGGCTCACTTACCAATCAACAGCTTTTGAGTGtgactttttccaaaaaataaaagaagtgaTATATAGGGGAAAAAATTTAGAACCCAAAATGGCATTGATTtgaatagggaaaaaaaatttcacaaaatcaaaGCTAATCTACAAAAATCTgtaaaaccaaatcaaacacaaagtcaataatttatttaatgcatttttttttaattcagtaATTAAAATAACAGCAAATGACTAACATCAAGATCCTTTTGAAAACCAATTCTAAATAGTTCAAGGCTTCCAAATTTTGAGACTTTCAAGTTTCTTCTAGATTAGATAACTCTTAAGTTGGGCTGATTATTCTCTTTTGGTTGTATTGCCTGGCAAATCTACTGTTCAAACATTACAATGGTTCCAAATTAACCCTTCAATATTCTATCATCAACGTGGAATTCGGCCGGTAGCTTTGAAAAGAATTTGACTTGTAAAGGAAGCTTATAAAGGTCTTAATATCATCCAACAATATTCCCCAACTATCTTTCTTCGCTTAGACGCCAATACcaatattaatagtttaatacaaACTTGGAGTCTCCTTCCACAATTCTCGGGTTATAGTAATTCCTTTATTTGTTGGATTACCCAAAGAAGTGATCTAGTCGGCCCAGACTTTATTTGCTTTTTGCTCCAATCCCTCGTTCATCAAACACAATTCTCAGGttatagtgtttttaattttatttgcttCTTCCTTTCATGTAATACCTAAGCAGTAAAACAGACGTAATACCCTTTTGTCGAATGTTGATTGCAGATTTTCTAACCAAACCTAACATGTGCAAATCAAATGTCAGAGAACCAAAGTCTGATGAGTCTGATTTATGGATTCAACAACACATCAAACCATAACAAAACCAATTACAACAAAACTTAAATCTCACCATAAAACCATAacagaaaaaaccaaaaaaaaaaccgaaaattAAACATGCATAACAGAATGAACAACACATATTCATTACAgagcaaacaaaaaatcaaaattaaattgctGAAAAACCATAACAGAACAAAAGGgcctaaaacaaaattggaacAGAAAATTAGTAATTCCGTAAGACCCAAAACTGTAAGCAaccttttttgtaattttcataatCTATAAAATAGCTTGACTTGACtatgaaaagagagaaacaaaaaattatatgaaatcaACATGTTCTCCAGAACCAAATAGGATTACGAAAACGTACCAAGCTTTAGAGGCCAAGACTTGAGCCAACAAAGGCTACGAACAGAGAGAGCGAGACTGAGAGAAGAGGGATGCTCTGCGTTTACGCCAAAGAGAAAGGGATGAGGGGGCAGCGTGAAGAGAGGAGAAAACCTGCGtgctgagtttgtgtttgtgtctatccagttttgtttattttaaagatAAGTATCGGGTtttaacaccaaaaaaaaaaaaagtaccgggttttgttttggtgagaaaaaagtgtttttatttttattttttaaatattttgctgacgtggaaaattgtgggagcttcagaggcttcggttttatatatatatatatatagatgaggggaaaaaaacagACAATGTAAAATGATAAgaattatatgatttaatgaTTATTTCATTGATATATGAAGAATGTGAAATATGACTTCAatgaattaataattatttgattACCAATAGCCAGTGGCCTAAGGATTGCCTCCTCCATTGTTGGTTAAATTTCTATGGTTTGAATCCGTCCACCTTTAACCttagcaaaaaataattattatttaattatcatTTAACTTAAGCACAAATATATCACAATTGGATAGGACTAGAAGTAAGATCAGATCataaattttctagaaaatttaaattattcttgtttagaaaaataaatgtttgactctattgtttttggaaaaattgaaattaaaaaaaaaaaaaaaaaaggttaattttCCATACAATTTCTCCGGGGGGGTCAAGTGAGGTTTTTTAGACCCCTTGATTTTACAGAAAATTATCAACTTCAAATAATTAATCCGTTATGAATTAATAAGTGgaaaataatctctaaaaaaaagcctttttttttttctattgactaaaaatagttttcatttGACTTATTTTTTCTGATGCTGCCAAATACTAAAAAACACGAAAAACTAGAAAAACTATCTTCACATAAAAgttttccattgaaacaaacaaaacgcTAGATTCAGAGATTGATTTCTAGGTTAATTGCCACGGATTAAATATGTCACcaataaagcaataaaatagtaaattcaataaaaaataacataagacAACAATAGGGTGACCCAACAAAACCTATGAAACATACCGTTTCACAGTAATAATCTGGAGGGATTTAACCTATCAATTCCAAGGTAAACTGACCCACTAGAatagaattgaagtttatacaCTAGACTTAATCCTAAAtcttccctttaaaaaaaaagacttaaccCTAAAACTctccgtttgtgactttgagttTTGGACAAGCAATTTTAACTTGCACTATGACAACAGTGTTGATTGTTAGTGGAGGTTCCgataaactctctaaaaaacttAGGGTTTCGATCTCTCTAACCTCTTTATAAGTCATGCTTAATGGACCTTTACATAGACTCTTCATTAAGgttacaaaaactgaaaaacccACATGTGCAGTAAACTAAATAAATCACATCAAActtgaaaaaattgaatttgcAATTCTTGAAGATAGGCAAAGAATGTATTGACcacttaggtaaattaaccaattaattagccaagtgaattaattaagttaatttaacatgcaatacgtgtggtagcacaaacaaatcaccaactaagttaaatgcaacggaaaataaatttgacacaggtgatttgtttacgaatagggaaaaccatcaaggcaaaaccccaccaggtgaatttaaggtcaccactcccgaaaatccactattatcaaaacaagcgattacaagtaaaggaatcccagtaccttataccaacctatagtttaacccttaccccaatacacaattggacttgtaatgtagtgaaaatctctcctttcaatgcacggctccaagtacgtgactaaccaatcgatgcacggctcccagtacgtgactaacacaccaacttgagaaggatgttggttgcaaagttcttcagttcatccatacaatgaagatcaagaagctccttggttacaaaaccctacggcgtACAAAtgcagcaacttcttcaagagaaagataaatttgacacaggtgatttgtttacgaatagggaaaaccatcaaggcaaaaccccaccaggtgaatttaaggtcaccactcccgaaaatccactattatcaaaacaagcgattacaagtaaaggaatcccagtaccttataccaacctatagtttaacccttaccccaatacacaattggacttgtaatgtagtgaaaatctctcctttcaatgcacagctccaagtacgtgactaaccaatcgatgcacggctcccagtacgtgactaacacaccaacttaagaaggatgttggttgcaaagttcttcagttcatccatacaatgaagatcaagaagctccttggttacaaaaccctacggcgtACAAAtgcagcaacttcttcaagagaaagatgaactagggcagattgtctccgatcacaatatgcatgtaacaacaagtgcaacaaccttacgacggcccttaaaataatccttatatatgtctaggattgtgagaaaagaaaccttacaTAAATAgcttggatatgcgtgaaaaacaaatttgaaaatctgaatttcataattctcgataAATACAactgtcgagctatctatcgagtttcaaatattaaatcacgatagatacatctgtcgagctatctgtcgagttttaatcaacatcacttcttcacttgattcttggacagatttgcatggcttcaatacttggacttgaactcttgttccttgaagtattaaacacatcctagatctacccaattacaagtaaagtgtgttttgtcaaaggattagtcaattctaAATTACTTATGTTCAtaacaagttccacatatgtcctaacaatctccccttttggcaatccgtgactaaaccacaacaaataaatgaaatatgagagaagtcataaaacACTAAACTACGAATCACttgttgaatataataaaatctaatcctaacacaaactcttgaaaaactttgtaagaaaagagttcatggcatgataaattttaacaacctgtctttctgaaacactttaaacaaaactcatcaaggcattttagtgtgaaacagaaatgaaagattgcatacataataagaaacatgtgtataaagagaaaaaagaaataacacatggagagataggtgaaaaggataacaacatcatcaaatatatatatatatatatatcaaaatataatgtTTGCTATCACTAAGTGGTCACAAAACTGATGTACAAAAAGATAATGTAtctaaatagaaagaaaagaaaagatacataagtcctcactacatccctcaaaaaatgtaaaacactCCCCCCTAACAAAAAGGTCCTATGCTAACTTTCCCCCTAAgtacatgactactctcatacctAAAActcctccccctttttgtcatgaacgACAAATGGCAAGTCATTGAGAAGCAGTCATCTCCTCATCAccggaagagctagcatcctcatcctcatcatcactggagccatcatcatcatcctcatcctctgAAACCTATGGAGATGGAGAGGGAGAAGCAACAAAACCACCAAGGCGAGCCTGACGTTGTGCAATATGACCCACACGGGTGGTCACCTGACTCATCTCATCAGTGagagtgtcaaggcgagcatccatgcactgaaGTTGCGCCATAATCGCCTCGAGCGTCACACCACCCacggaagaagaagaagcaaaagtgGATGGAGTGGAATGGGCTGGAGGAGTCGCCGTCTCAATCTGTGGCTGCTTCAGTCGAAGCTGAACAGTCACCGCGCTAATGGCACACATGATGGTGAAATGAGGAGACTCGAGATAAGAGACAGAGTAGTGGTGAATGATCCTCATGATAGTAGAAGGAAAGATAAGCTTATCACAGATCACCATATccttatagacatctataagaGAGAGTATGAAGTGAGAGAGAAAGTCAATAGTAAGGTCCTCGATGAGAGACAACAAAAAGCAAGCACGAGGCTTAGTAATAGAATTATAGTGAGACAAGGGATGTAGAACAAATGTCATTACCATATTCAGGAATCTCgaaccttttgcaaagcccgagcaTGAGGTATTTTAACGGTCACCCCATAAAGAAGACGTCTCACAAAAAAGAGACAGAAGTTTGTCTTTAGACACAGTCTTCAGATGAGGACATCCGGGGTAATTAGGATGCGATTCCCTCAGAACATGTAGCACATCAGAGATAAGCTCCGAAGTAACTACTATACGAGTACCTTGAATAGAAGTAATGAAACAAGGTATAGAATAATCAAAAtcgtgcatattggagtaaaactcttgtATGATCACGGAGGGATAACTCATGGGTATCTTACAAAGAGATTCCCAACCCCGCCTGTTTATGACAGTCGGAAGAGTAGTATCGAAGAAGTCCGATAGGATAACATGGCGTTCTGAATGAATGCCACATTTGGAGAAGTTCTTCGAGAAGTATTGATGGGCTTTCTCATCACAGAACCTGACATGGAGAGGTGTGGAATCAGAAGAAGATGCCCCGAAATGAAGAGGGTTCCAGGACGAAATAGTTTTGCGCTTGGGTGCCATGCGTAGACTatctgagagagaaagaaagagagagggagacaaATAGAAAAGCACCAATCAACAGAATGTACCAAAGAGGAAATGGAAGGAACGTATGCATGAATAATACATGATCATGTGACgtgcaacaaaaatttcatcatgggctcagcccaatccaaacctaccagcaacAAGGTTCCAACATAtaaaacacacatctaaatgcatgaaacattgtgaaaatgcaaaagaaatgcaatgcatgagcatacAACATCATTTaagcaaaacccaacccaaaaatttcacaaaatactcatcaatttgtaaaaaccctaaacattttatcaaaaatccaaaacctaggtctaaatgcatgaaatgcataaagaatgagagaaagaaagatcaTACCAGAGAAGAAATGATCACTCTAGGCCGAAATCTAAGTGGGTTAGAGATTTAAAGAGAAAGGGCAGGTTTCTGTCGAGAGAGATCAAAGAAATAAGATCAGATATCGCGTTGgatctatttaaagaaaacgCGTCTTGATGGATTGAAGATCTATCAAGATTCTGTCGAGCACTAATTCTCGACAAATGAATCTGTCGAGGTGCTGTCAAGAATCTGTCGACAGCAAAATGCCTAGATGGATCGAGAATCTATCAGCCAGACAGAAACTTTCTCTATGGATCGAGAATCTATCAAGAAGCTATTGAGACAAAATCTAGAAAGCTTCGATGGATCGAAGATGCTTTAAAATCTGTCTAGAAAAGAAGTCCAAAGGTCTCGttagatagctatctatcaagatctgtcgagaagctgtcgagcttgataaaaacagtttttcaaagaaaagaaaaacacagaaatgaatgcaatcaagcaagcTACTCAACTAAAGattcaaacaacattttaagctttgaaaaacatctctcaacaagaaaaatgtaaagCATTTAggaaccaaacacacacacacacacacacacacacacacacacaaaaaacaagtctaaccaattttatatttcaaaaacaagtcaagacagtttgctgagcatacattaacacatgtattccttgtgatgatcaaatcacattgtacctgcacatatatcaaaagtagcaaagaattttgtgtgttgtgtgtgaaagaCATCGCAAGATTACATAAGTGTctcatgttatgacgatttgagatataagaaaatcaaagtttagaaaactttgtttcaatggctttcagtaccaatgtacacaaaacacattgtttttatatttttctgatttttcaaaatttttttaatgaaaacaaaataaagcaaaactgaaaacaaataaacaaaaacatgttaaacaaagtaTAGCATAAAACTacatgcaaatgcatgaggaaTGAGGAGAAGGAGAGGAGATCAATCCGTCAAGACAACACCAATGCTTTGGCGAAGGAATTCAAACCATTTGCTATCAAGAGGTTTAGGGAACAAATCAGCCTTCTGATCATCGGTGTGAATGAACTCAAGAGTGAGGGTACCATCTTCGACAAGCTCCCGAATGAAGTGTTGTCGAATCTCTATATGTTTTGTCTGAGAATGTTGAACAggattcttagagatgttaataGCACTGGTATTGTCACAATATATGGTAAGAAGTTCTTGACGAGTATCATAATCAAAGAGGAGTTTTTGCATTTACAGAAGTTTGGTGCAGCAGTTACCGGCAGTGATGTATTCAGCCTTTATAGTGGATAATGAGATGGAATTATATTTTTTGCTCATCTAAAagacaagattattacccacataAAAACAACCCCCTGAcgtactctttctatcatcaaCATTCCAAGCCCAATCTATGTCAGAATACCCAACTAAGACATCATTAGTGTCCTTGCTATACCACACACCAAAATCGGCagtggttttgacatactttatgattcttttcaaagcaatcatatgagactctttgggattaacctgatatctagcacacactcccACACTGTAACTAATGTCGGTCTACTAGTAATAAGGTAAAGAAaactacctatcatgcttctatatagaGAAGAATT contains:
- the LOC126725147 gene encoding receptor-like protein 15 isoform X1, producing MKLGVSQSYLSMEWPLVKFLLWALLLFVQIHEHIACIEDERMGMLELKAFLKSKTNRTEPLLPTWVNDTKSECCSWEQVRCNTTTGHVIKLTLSGINQEQNYEDTWYINMSLFQPFKELRSLDLSNNKIAGCLGNEESNCLSKMSKLAHLNLSWNNFDMEILRILGALPVLKSLDLSYNQMEGPLPSHESNCLSKMSKLAHLNLRANYFDKEILRSLGDLPVLQSLDLSYNYMKGPLSSHEVVNLNNLEVLILQGNGLNGSLPFKDMANFSSLKILDLNENSFTGSIPSYIGALSSLKAISLHSNRLNGTLAIQEMCALKKLEELDLSGNNFEGILPPCLTNLTSLRLLDISYNRFSGNLSLSPIASWTSLEYIDLSYNLFEGLFSFGLFANHSKLKVIQLFSDNNKLDIKTENPNWDPSFQLKVLLLSNCSLNKPTGNIPKFLFNQHELEVVDLSHNKLNGSFPIWLLENNTRLQLLSLRSNSFAGQFHLPSYRSMYLRWLDVSDNNLDGQLQENIGKIIPKLEYLNLSRNYFEGDLPSSIGDMSNLEKLDLSFNNFSGEVSMELVASCTHLDILRLSNNYFHGEIFSKNFNLSLSSLELNNNYFTGTLPVAPLRVMFLDISNNHMSGIIPVWIVNNNTINLWNVDLSNNFFEGKIPCGLISTLNLSYNLLSGLLPSCLNLENARHLLLRGNNLTGSLPKAILISSYIVTFDIRDNSFFGNIPEEIYGLSELRVLLLSGNQFSGTIPKQLCWLKKIGIMDLSRNFFSGTIPYCFYNITFGKVAASEFVYMMNSFGWVPDFSLPYKSLLNKDSQIEGTNFYFHIPVEIEFLTKYRSNLYRGLVLDMMSTLDLSFNKLTGEIPPDLGQLSSIFALNLSYNQLNGPIPKTFSNLTQLESLDLSHNNLSGEIPSELIDLTFLEVFTVDHNNLSGKVPDMKKQFSTFRESSYEGNPFLCGAPLKKSCTDTDESPLSSQKSSEANDGRWYEVDLLAFFTSFLVSCIIFFLGVVSVLYINPHWRQRCFNLVKDRMYWCYFFA
- the LOC126725147 gene encoding receptor like protein 21-like isoform X2 — its product is MKLGVSQSYLSMEWPLVKFLLWALLLFVQIHEHIACIEDERMGMLELKAFLKSKTNRTEPLLPTWVNDTKSECCSWEQVRCNTTTGHVIKLTLSGINQEQNYEDTWYINMSLFQPFKELRSLDLSNNKIAGCLGNEESNCLSKMSKLAHLNLSWNNFDMEILRILGALPVLKSLDLSYNQMEGPLPSHESNCLSKMSKLAHLNLRANYFDKEILRSLGDLPVLQSLDLSYNYMKGPLSSHVVNLNNLEVLILQGNGLNGSLPFKDMANFSSLKILDLNENSFTGSIPSYIGALSSLKAISLHSNRLNGTLAIQEMCALKKLEELDLSGNNFEGILPPCLTNLTSLRLLDISYNRFSGNLSLSPIASWTSLEYIDLSYNLFEGLFSFGLFANHSKLKVIQLFSDNNKLDIKTENPNWDPSFQLKVLLLSNCSLNKPTGNIPKFLFNQHELEVVDLSHNKLNGSFPIWLLENNTRLQLLSLRSNSFAGQFHLPSYRSMYLRWLDVSDNNLDGQLQENIGKIIPKLEYLNLSRNYFEGDLPSSIGDMSNLEKLDLSFNNFSGEVSMELVASCTHLDILRLSNNYFHGEIFSKNFNLSLSSLELNNNYFTGTLPVAPLRVMFLDISNNHMSGIIPVWIVNNNTINLWNVDLSNNFFEGKIPCGLISTLNLSYNLLSGLLPSCLNLENARHLLLRGNNLTGSLPKAILISSYIVTFDIRDNSFFGNIPEEIYGLSELRVLLLSGNQFSGTIPKQLCWLKKIGIMDLSRNFFSGTIPYCFYNITFGKVAASEFVYMMNSFGWVPDFSLPYKSLLNKDSQIEGTNFYFHIPVEIEFLTKYRSNLYRGLVLDMMSTLDLSFNKLTGEIPPDLGQLSSIFALNLSYNQLNGPIPKTFSNLTQLESLDLSHNNLSGEIPSELIDLTFLEVFTVDHNNLSGKVPDMKKQFSTFRESSYEGNPFLCGAPLKKSCTDTDESPLSSQKSSEANDGRWYEVDLLAFFTSFLVSCIIFFLGVVSVLYINPHWRQRCFNLVKDRMYWCYFFA